In a single window of the Mucilaginibacter defluvii genome:
- the trpB gene encoding tryptophan synthase subunit beta yields MKYGVDEHGYYGDFGGAYIPEMLYPNIEALRAQYLKVLDDDDFKAEYDQLLKDYVGRPSPLYHAKRYSEKYGANIFFKREDLNHTGSHKINNAIGQILLAERLGKKRIIAETGAGQHGVATATVCALKGLECVVYMGEIDMERQAPNVARMKMLGAKVVPATSGSKTLKDATNEALRDWIGNPEDTHYIIGSAVGPYPYPEMVAKFQSIISYETKKQLLEQTGNELPQYVLACVGGGSNAIGMFYNFLDDESVRLIAVEAAGKGVETGHSAATTSLGKEGVLHGTRTILMQTEDGQVVEPYSISAGLDYPGIGPQHAHLFKVNRAEYVSATDDEALNAGLLACQLEGIIPAIESAHALAHLEKMTFNPGDNVVICLSGRGDKDLDTYIKHFGY; encoded by the coding sequence ATGAAATACGGAGTTGATGAACATGGATATTACGGCGATTTTGGCGGAGCTTACATTCCCGAAATGCTGTACCCTAACATAGAGGCGTTGCGCGCGCAGTACTTAAAAGTACTGGATGATGACGACTTTAAGGCTGAGTATGACCAGTTACTAAAAGATTACGTTGGCCGCCCTTCGCCGCTGTACCATGCCAAACGCTATTCAGAAAAATATGGTGCCAATATATTCTTCAAGCGCGAGGATCTGAACCATACCGGCTCACATAAAATAAACAATGCCATAGGGCAAATATTGCTTGCCGAACGCCTGGGCAAAAAGCGTATTATCGCGGAAACAGGTGCGGGGCAGCATGGTGTTGCAACGGCTACCGTTTGCGCTTTAAAAGGGCTTGAGTGTGTAGTATACATGGGCGAGATTGATATGGAACGCCAGGCACCAAACGTTGCCCGCATGAAGATGCTGGGTGCTAAGGTTGTACCTGCCACATCGGGCAGTAAAACTTTAAAAGATGCCACCAATGAAGCCTTGCGCGACTGGATAGGCAACCCGGAAGATACGCACTACATCATCGGCTCCGCAGTAGGGCCATATCCATACCCGGAAATGGTAGCCAAATTCCAGTCTATTATATCTTATGAAACAAAAAAACAGTTGCTGGAGCAAACCGGCAACGAACTGCCGCAATATGTGCTGGCCTGCGTAGGCGGCGGCAGCAATGCTATCGGTATGTTCTACAATTTTCTGGATGATGAATCGGTGAGGCTGATAGCTGTTGAGGCAGCGGGCAAGGGGGTTGAAACCGGTCACTCGGCTGCTACTACATCGTTAGGTAAAGAGGGGGTATTGCATGGTACCCGTACCATTTTAATGCAAACCGAGGACGGGCAGGTGGTTGAACCTTATTCCATTTCGGCAGGGTTGGATTACCCTGGCATTGGCCCGCAGCACGCTCACTTGTTTAAAGTAAACCGTGCCGAATACGTAAGCGCTACGGATGATGAAGCATTGAACGCCGGTTTGTTAGCCTGCCAGTTAGAAGGGATCATCCCGGCAATTGAAAGCGCTCATGCGTTGGCGCACCTCGAAAAAATGACCTTTAACCCCGGCGATAACGTAGTGATCTGCCTGTCAGGCCGTGGTGATAAAGATCTGGATACGTATATAAAGCACTTTGGATATTAA
- a CDS encoding YceI family protein, with protein MATTVWTLDPTHSEVQFKVKHLVISTVTGSFKNFEGTLTTEGDDIANGTVEFSLDVNSIDTNQEQRDGHLKSADFFDAEQYPKITFKSTSLTAKGDDEYVAVGDLTVKGITKPVTLNVEFGGSADDFYGNTKAGFEVTGKISRKEFGLTWEGVTEAGSIVVGDDIKLIANVQFAKQK; from the coding sequence ATGGCAACTACAGTTTGGACATTAGATCCTACCCACTCAGAAGTACAGTTTAAAGTTAAACACCTGGTAATTTCAACTGTAACAGGTTCATTCAAGAATTTTGAAGGTACCTTAACTACCGAAGGCGATGATATTGCTAACGGTACGGTTGAATTTTCATTAGACGTTAACTCAATTGACACCAACCAGGAGCAACGCGATGGTCACCTTAAAAGCGCTGACTTTTTTGATGCCGAGCAATATCCTAAAATCACTTTCAAATCAACCAGCTTAACCGCAAAGGGTGATGACGAGTATGTGGCCGTAGGCGACCTGACCGTTAAAGGCATTACTAAACCGGTAACCCTTAATGTAGAGTTCGGTGGCTCGGCTGACGACTTTTATGGAAATACTAAAGCCGGTTTTGAAGTAACTGGTAAAATAAGCCGTAAAGAATTTGGCTTAACCTGGGAAGGTGTAACCGAAGCCGGTTCAATTGTTGTTGGCGACGACATTAAACTGATAGCCAACGTACAGTTTGCAAAACAGAAATAA
- a CDS encoding L-threonylcarbamoyladenylate synthase has translation MLIKIYPENPNEKTIEQAVQVLRKGGIIIYPTDTVYGLGCDITNHKAIERIARLRNIKPEKANFSFICYDLSHISDYIKPIDNTTFRVLKKALPGPFTFIFNASHAVPKLLSSNKKTVGIRVPDNSIAREIVRVLGNPILSTSIKDEDEIMEYSTDPELIHEKYEDLVDLVIDGGYGGNLASTVIDCTSGDFEVIREGKGDLELYL, from the coding sequence ATGTTAATTAAAATATACCCCGAAAACCCGAACGAAAAAACCATTGAGCAGGCGGTGCAGGTGCTACGTAAAGGGGGCATCATCATCTACCCTACTGATACGGTTTATGGCTTGGGTTGCGATATCACCAATCATAAAGCTATTGAGCGCATTGCCCGTTTGCGCAATATAAAGCCCGAAAAGGCTAACTTTTCTTTCATTTGCTATGATCTGAGCCATATATCCGACTATATAAAACCAATCGACAATACCACGTTCCGGGTATTGAAAAAGGCGCTGCCGGGCCCGTTCACCTTTATTTTTAACGCGAGCCATGCCGTACCTAAGTTGCTAAGCTCCAACAAAAAAACGGTAGGTATACGCGTGCCGGATAACAGCATTGCCCGTGAAATTGTGCGGGTGTTGGGCAATCCCATCCTGTCGACCTCTATTAAGGATGAGGACGAGATCATGGAATACTCTACCGATCCGGAGTTGATCCACGAGAAATACGAGGATCTGGTTGACCTGGTGATCGACGGTGGCTACGGTGGCAACCTGGCATCAACGGTGATAGACTGCACCTCAGGCGACTTTGAAGTGATCCGCGAAGGTAAAGGCGACCTCGAGCTATATCTATGA
- the trpA gene encoding tryptophan synthase subunit alpha: protein MNRLQTLFANKKSNLLSIYFTAGYPELNTTLDIAEALENAGADFLEIGFPYSDPVADGPTIQKSSEKALENGMTLNVLFKQLTQLRERVNIPVLLMGYINPIVQYGIERFCQKAAEVGVDGVIVPDLPIYEYEKLYADTFKQNNLSNIFLVTPNTSEERIRKIDGLSNSFIYLLSSSSITGSTLNVSTSIEDYYKRIKEMELANPTIIGFGISNNASYTKACEYANGAIVGSAFVKHLATDNYLQTIPGFIDNIRPKS, encoded by the coding sequence ATGAACCGTTTACAAACTCTTTTCGCGAATAAAAAAAGCAACCTGCTGTCTATCTATTTTACTGCGGGTTACCCTGAACTAAACACCACGCTTGATATTGCTGAGGCATTGGAAAACGCCGGGGCGGATTTCCTGGAGATCGGTTTCCCTTACTCTGACCCGGTGGCGGATGGGCCGACCATTCAGAAAAGTTCAGAAAAAGCGCTGGAGAACGGCATGACGCTGAATGTGTTATTTAAGCAGTTAACGCAACTGCGCGAACGTGTAAATATCCCGGTTTTATTAATGGGCTACATTAACCCGATAGTGCAATATGGCATCGAGCGTTTTTGCCAGAAAGCCGCCGAAGTAGGGGTGGACGGCGTGATCGTCCCCGACCTACCTATTTACGAATACGAAAAGCTTTATGCCGACACGTTCAAACAAAACAACCTCAGCAATATATTCCTGGTGACGCCCAATACCAGCGAGGAGCGCATCCGCAAGATAGACGGGCTGAGCAATAGTTTTATTTACCTGCTGTCGTCATCTTCCATAACGGGCAGTACGTTAAATGTATCAACATCTATCGAGGATTATTATAAACGCATCAAGGAGATGGAGCTCGCCAACCCGACCATTATTGGCTTCGGTATATCAAACAATGCATCCTACACCAAAGCTTGCGAGTATGCCAATGGCGCAATTGTAGGCAGCGCGTTTGTTAAGCATTTGGCTACGGATAATTACCTGCAAACCATTCCCGGGTTTATAGATAACATCCGGCCGAAATCATAG